TACATGTAAAGGCTTTAGAGCACAACAATTCAGAAGAGTTTGATGGCTTTTACGCCATCTACTCTACTTCGTTTCCCCTTTGTGAACAAAAATCTCGCGAAGCACTTTTAGCGATGCAACACGCCTCTTTTTACACGATCTATCTTGCTTACAATGACGAAAAAATTGTTGGATTTTGCATTATGTACCATCCGCACGATGACAATTTTTTCTTGCTTGAATACATGGCGGTTGATGAGCGTCTTCGTGGCATAGGACTAGGCTCCACGCTTTTACAAAGTAGCATTGAACAGCTTTTCAAAACGCATGGCACACGCGCACTTTTGATCGAAATCGACTCACCTGAAAAAAGTTCAGTAGAGCAAGAAATTCGTGAAAAAAGAGAAGCCTTTTACCGTCGTTTGGGTGCATTAAAAATTGATCCGTTTGATTATATCCTTCCCTCTCAAACCAGTGAGCTTGCTCCTCCAATGGAACTTTTGGTGTACCATCCAACTCTGCGTGAAATTTCGAAAGAGACCTTGCAAACATGGCTTGAAAAGCTCTATGTTGATGTGTATGGATGCTCCAAAACAGACCCACGTATTGCGCACATGTTAGTACATGTACCACCGATTTTAACCCTTATGTAAAAGGATTTTTGATGGAGATTTTTTTAAGCGACCAATACGAAACCCTCTGGACAGCAATTAGCTCCATTATGGGCGTTATCGCAACGACTTTGGCTATTTTTGCGCTCCTTTATTCGATGCGAACCTATCGTAAAACGATGCAAATCGTCCACTACGGTGAGATCGATAAAATGTACTTCGAGATTCTCAAAGAAGCCCTTGCCAAACCTCACTTGGTCCAAAAAAACAGTGAACGAAGTGCCGAACAAGAGGTGGAGTATGACATCTACGCATTTATTATCTGGAATTTTTTAGAGTCGATCTATGATCGCTGTATGCTCGATCATGATCTACAAAAAACATGGTTTCCCATCATCCAAGCCGAACGAAAGATCCACCTTTCTTGGATTCAAGAGAACGAGAACAGAGCAAAATTCAAAGTAGAATTTTTGAGCTTTATTGATGAGGGGAAGTTTGAAGTAGCGTAAGGCTACTTCTCAACCCGGAGCAACAACCCATTCAAATAAAACGACGCACTTGCATTGATAAGGCACGGATGGTCGCTGTCTTGTTGCATCTGCTCTAGCAAAATGTATTGCACTTTAAGATCGTGGGAGACTTCCATGGCGATCTCTAAAAGTTCTTTTTTGCCAACGTGAAAGGAGCAGGAGAAGAGTGCGATTAAACCGCCATCTTTGACCGCTTTGGTGGACTCCATCAAGAGATGTTTGAAGCCTCGTTTGGCGCCACTGGCTTGCTCTTTGGTTTTGGCGAAGGATGGTGGATCAATAACGATCAGATCGAAACTGTTTTTATATTTTTTCTCTTTCATAAACGTAAACGCATCGGCAGTATAGGTTTCGTAATTTTCCATTGCATTGGCAAGTAAATTGACTTTGGTTTGCTCTATCGCTGATTCAGAGATGTCCACAAAGACGGTATTTTTTGCACCTTTGGAGAGTGCGTAGATGCCAAATCCACCGGCATTACAGCAGATGTCAAGCACCGTGTCTCCTACTTTGATGTAGCTGGCGCAGATGGCTCTGTTTTTGCGCTGGTCGAGGTAAAAGCCTGTTTTTTGGGCATCTTCGATGTCGACTAAAAAATTGAGCCCATTTTCACTCAAAGTAAACTCTTTATTGGGAGTTCCAAAAAGTGTGCCATTTTTACTCTCCAAACCTTCGATTTCGCGGGAGTGAACATCTGATTTTTCGACGATCCATGAAGGATTCACGAGCTGTTTGAGTGTGCTGAGGATGAGTTCGCGAAAGACTTCCATGCCTGCGGTGTTGATCTGAAGGGAGAGTGTGTCGCCGTATTTGTCGACGATCAGTCCTGGTAAAAAGTCTGCTTCGGAGTGGATGAGACGTACGGCATTGGTTTGAGACAAAAGTGCCTCACGTTTGGCAATGGCTCTTTTGATGCGGTTGTGAAAAAACTTTTTGCCGATCTCTTCTTTGCCAAAACTCAAAATTCGTGCGAAAATGGCGCATTTGGGATTGACATATGCGGTTCCTAAAAAACCGTCTTTTTTGGAAAAAAGTGCGACTATTTCGCCACTTTGAAACTCTTCAGCGCTTGAGTCGATTTCGTTGGCGTACACCCATGGGGTAAAGCGTCTGATTTTGGGAACAACGGAGTGTTTTACGTATACTTTATTCAATGATTTTTCCTAATATAGTTTGTAACTCTTTGGTAAAGGCAGGATATTCGAGCACGCTCTCGTGCGTTGTGTTAAATAACGTTACATGTAAAGGTTTGGTTGGCATCGCTTCTAAGAGTTTTTCAAGATGATACCTCGGAATGAGCAGATCATTTTCAACTTCGATGACAGCAATTTTTGCTTTGACCAAAGGGAGGTAATTCACACTTTCAAATTTGTTTTTAAGCAAAAGATCGATCGGGAAGAAGGGATACTTGAGTTTGGCTAAAGAGAGGATCGAATCATACGGTGTGATTAAAACCAAGCCATCCACAACGCGTTTACTGGCAAGATACGTCGCAACGCCTGTGCCTAAACTTCGCCCTATCACAACCACTTTGCGACCCTTGGCGTAGGTGTCATAAATCTTCAAAGCGTCTTCAAAAAACGCTTGCTCGCTAGGCTCGCCTGTGCTTTCAACATACCCTCGGTAGTTAAAGGCAACCACGTCATAGCCTTGTAACGCTTTTACATGTAAGACAAAATGCGTTGCGTCATCGGCATTTCCACCAAAGTAGAGAATCAGCCCTGCATCGCTTTGCGCATCGGTGCGAAGCACGCCATCTAACACTGCGCCATCGCTTACATGTAAAGTGAGTGGCGCAATGTTTTCACCACTAACTTTGGGGTGCTTTTCAATCAATTGAGAAGGAAAAAGCTGATCGTTCTGTGTAAAATAGAGATACCCCATCGCTACCAAATAAAATCCGATCACCCCAAATAAGAGTTTTTTCATCGTTCTTCCTTCTTCAAAAACACCGTAAAATCGCCATCCATATAGCCCTCATACATTTCCACATCGTACACAAAATCACTCACGTGCGCTTCGATTTCTTCGGGCAAAAAGTAGTTAAAATGCCCCTGTGTTTCTTCACCTCTGAGCAGGTTAAAGACAAATCCTTTTTTTGAAACTTCGTAACAACGGCGGATAAACAAAAAGGTCTCAGAACGGTTCAAAATATTCATCGAACCACTAGCGATGTAAAAGTCCGCGCATTCTAACTCATCGTTTAAAATATCTTTATGCACACACGTCTGCTTGGTGCGTTTATGCGCCACAAAAAGGGCCTCTTCAAGCATATCGTAGCCTGTGTATTTTCTAGGCAACGCGCCTTTTTGCTGCAAAAAAAGATACAAATCGCCAAAACCACACCCCGCATCAATAACGCTACTGGAGGGCAAATGTTCCCCCAAAAGCTCATGAATCACTTCAAAACGGGTGTGTTGCGACTGTTTGGAGTTCCAGTTAAGTCCACGTGCCGTACAGCCATAACGCTTTATGGCATTTTCATAAAATGTTTTATTGTTAATTCGTGGCATAAAAGGAGGCTAAAAAAGAAGGGGACACTTTTAGCTTAAAAGTGTCGAAACGCTTTGTTGCATCATGCTATTTTGATGTACTTGTGCGAGAACTGAGCTGGTTAGTTTGATCTCATCGCTTTTTAATGAGGCAATTTTTTGATCGAGTGGAGTTTCAGAAATCTGTGAATTCGCACTGCTTAAATTGGTAATGGCAGTGAGTGAATTGGTAATAGAACTGCTGGCAGAATTGATCTGCGTGCTTGTCGTTTGGCTTAAAGTACTAAGATTTTCT
Above is a genomic segment from Sulfurospirillum halorespirans DSM 13726 containing:
- a CDS encoding class I SAM-dependent rRNA methyltransferase; translated protein: MNKVYVKHSVVPKIRRFTPWVYANEIDSSAEEFQSGEIVALFSKKDGFLGTAYVNPKCAIFARILSFGKEEIGKKFFHNRIKRAIAKREALLSQTNAVRLIHSEADFLPGLIVDKYGDTLSLQINTAGMEVFRELILSTLKQLVNPSWIVEKSDVHSREIEGLESKNGTLFGTPNKEFTLSENGLNFLVDIEDAQKTGFYLDQRKNRAICASYIKVGDTVLDICCNAGGFGIYALSKGAKNTVFVDISESAIEQTKVNLLANAMENYETYTADAFTFMKEKKYKNSFDLIVIDPPSFAKTKEQASGAKRGFKHLLMESTKAVKDGGLIALFSCSFHVGKKELLEIAMEVSHDLKVQYILLEQMQQDSDHPCLINASASFYLNGLLLRVEK
- a CDS encoding class I SAM-dependent methyltransferase, with the translated sequence MPRINNKTFYENAIKRYGCTARGLNWNSKQSQHTRFEVIHELLGEHLPSSSVIDAGCGFGDLYLFLQQKGALPRKYTGYDMLEEALFVAHKRTKQTCVHKDILNDELECADFYIASGSMNILNRSETFLFIRRCYEVSKKGFVFNLLRGEETQGHFNYFLPEEIEAHVSDFVYDVEMYEGYMDGDFTVFLKKEER
- a CDS encoding GNAT family N-acetyltransferase — translated: MALHVKALEHNNSEEFDGFYAIYSTSFPLCEQKSREALLAMQHASFYTIYLAYNDEKIVGFCIMYHPHDDNFFLLEYMAVDERLRGIGLGSTLLQSSIEQLFKTHGTRALLIEIDSPEKSSVEQEIREKREAFYRRLGALKIDPFDYILPSQTSELAPPMELLVYHPTLREISKETLQTWLEKLYVDVYGCSKTDPRIAHMLVHVPPILTLM
- a CDS encoding alpha/beta hydrolase — translated: MKKLLFGVIGFYLVAMGYLYFTQNDQLFPSQLIEKHPKVSGENIAPLTLHVSDGAVLDGVLRTDAQSDAGLILYFGGNADDATHFVLHVKALQGYDVVAFNYRGYVESTGEPSEQAFFEDALKIYDTYAKGRKVVVIGRSLGTGVATYLASKRVVDGLVLITPYDSILSLAKLKYPFFPIDLLLKNKFESVNYLPLVKAKIAVIEVENDLLIPRYHLEKLLEAMPTKPLHVTLFNTTHESVLEYPAFTKELQTILGKIIE